The following coding sequences are from one Nicotiana tomentosiformis chromosome 3, ASM39032v3, whole genome shotgun sequence window:
- the LOC138908008 gene encoding uncharacterized protein yields the protein MSEREQLRLDRYKKYHLPTFSVLASEDAHGFLEECHRILGTMGIVESSAIAFTTFQLKVAAYQWWQSYMLGSPAEAASLTLAYFSNMFLREFIPQSLRDTWRVEFEQLCQGSMTVSEYAVQFNDLSRHAPALVATVRERVHRFIEGLNPRIRF from the coding sequence ATGTCTGagagggagcagctcaggctcgataggtacaagaagtaccaccttcCTACTTTCAGCGTcctggcttcagaggatgcccatggttttcttgaggagtgccaccgtatccttggtactatgggtattgtggagtctagtgcgattgctttcactacgttccagcttaaggtagcggcttatcagtggtggcaatcATATatgttgggtagtccggccgaggcagcttcactcactttgGCTTACTTCTCAAACATGTTCTTGAGGGAATTtattccccagagtctcagagatacttggcgcgtagagtttgagcagttgtgccagggttctatgaccgtatcggagtatgcagtccagtTCAATGACTTGTCTAGGCATGCTCCAGCtttggttgctactgttagagagagagtccatcgatttatcgaggggctcaaccctcgTATCAGATTTTAG